Within the Novosphingobium sp. SL115 genome, the region GGTCCAACACCATGATCGAGGTCGGGTCGTCCATCGCCAACGCCGCCACCGCTTTGGTCCTTGCCATAAAGGGCCACGGCGCCCTTGCATTGGCATGGGGCGCTTTTGCGCAACAGGCAGCCCGCCTTGTTGTCAGCCAATGGCGCGCAGGCGGAATGCTGCCATGGCCCCTGCGTCTTGGAGAAGTGCGCCCGGTGATGGACATCGGCACCACCAATACCGTGCAGGTGATCTGCTCTTCCCTGTCGGCCCGCGCGCCTGAACTGGTGATCGGCCGCCTGATCGACAACGCATCGGTCGGGCTGTTCGCCCGTGCATCGGGTCTGGCCCTGCAATTGCGGCTGCTGATTGCTGGCGCGGTAACCGGCGTATTCTACCCCGCCTTCCGCCGCGTGCGCGACAGTGGCCAACCGCTCGGCCCGCCCTATTTGCGCGTCGTCGCAGCCTTTACCGGCGTCACTTGGCCCGCCATGGCCGGCATCGCCGTGCTGGCCGAGCCGCTGATCCACCTGCTTTATGGTGAACGCTGGGTGGCCGCCGCCCCGCTGCTTACATGGATCGCGCTATCGCAAATCTGCTATGTCGCGCTGCCGCTTTATGCAGACCTTCCCGTGCTGCTGGGCCGGATGAAGCCTTTGATGCGGCGCATGGTTCTGGAAACCATCATCTCGATCGTGCTGATCGGCGTCACCGCGCCCTTCGGCCTTCTGTGGGTCGCCATGTCGCGGGTGGCGCACGGGCTGATCTGGGTGGCGATCTATGCCCCGCTGATGCAACGAGTGCTTGATCTGCGCTGGCGCGATCTTGGCCTGATCGCCGTGCGCAGCGCCATAGTCACGGTTGCCGCTGTCGCTCCACTGTTGACAAGCTACGCCTTGTGGAACGACCCGGCGCAAACCAGCCTGCTACAGGCCACCACCATGGTTGCCACCGGGATTGCGCTGTGGTTTGCCACATTGCGCCTTGTCCGCCATCCGCTCCATGATGAAATCGCCCATCTGGCAGCAGGCCTGCTGGCAAATGTCCGGCAAAAACCTGTATCCTCGACCGGGTAGCTGCCCACTGGCGCCAAGTCCCGCGCAGGCGTAAGATCCCCGGCGGGAGAATGCCGATGCCGAACAATCGCGCGCCATGGGCTATGCACGCAATCCGCCTTTGCATGACGGGCTATTGCGCGGTGCTGTCCTGCGACCCATTGATGGCACAATCTGCGCCGACACCGGCCCTTGCACTTGCGCCAGTGATTACCCAACCTGCCATCACTCAACCTTCAAACGCCGAACTCGTCAAACTGACGCAGGACCGGTATGATCGCTATACTGTGCCCGTTCACATCGGCACCACCGGTCCGTTCCGCTTCCTGATCGATACCGGAGCCGAACGCACCATTCTTTCGCATGATGTCGCCGCCCGGCTTGGCCTGTCGGCCAGCGGCAACGCCACCATTGTCGGGGTCGCAGGGGCGCATTCTGTCCAGATCGTCGAGGTGGAAG harbors:
- a CDS encoding oligosaccharide flippase family protein is translated as MSAPAAPLAPEPTPAMSVRTAAIWAMVSQYASFALQFATSVILARWFITPEQLGQFSIAFAAITLIAFLQDFGVTRYVNGERDLTPEKLQTAFTISVLFALGVAVVAIAGAWGVAGFYDDPGLLPIALVIAASYLFVPLAIVPQATCQRRMDYRSNTMIEVGSSIANAATALVLAIKGHGALALAWGAFAQQAARLVVSQWRAGGMLPWPLRLGEVRPVMDIGTTNTVQVICSSLSARAPELVIGRLIDNASVGLFARASGLALQLRLLIAGAVTGVFYPAFRRVRDSGQPLGPPYLRVVAAFTGVTWPAMAGIAVLAEPLIHLLYGERWVAAAPLLTWIALSQICYVALPLYADLPVLLGRMKPLMRRMVLETIISIVLIGVTAPFGLLWVAMSRVAHGLIWVAIYAPLMQRVLDLRWRDLGLIAVRSAIVTVAAVAPLLTSYALWNDPAQTSLLQATTMVATGIALWFATLRLVRHPLHDEIAHLAAGLLANVRQKPVSSTG